One region of Gossypium raimondii isolate GPD5lz chromosome 6, ASM2569854v1, whole genome shotgun sequence genomic DNA includes:
- the LOC105773185 gene encoding ketol-acid reductoisomerase, chloroplastic: MAATTTTTSFKAALLSTPSISSSTKSTVLKPRFTSSSSSRYSPIPKSLIAHHVSTKTNAIVAKMGTVPSPVSETTSLDFHTSVFQKEKISLAGHEEYIVRGGQHLFPLLDDAFEGIKQIGVIGWGSQGPAQAQNLRDSLAEAKSDVVVKIGLRKGSRSFAEARAAGFTEENGTLGDIWETVAGSDLVLLLISDSAQADNYEKVFSHMKPNSILGLSHGFLLGHLQSLGLDFPKNISVIAVCPKGMGPSVRRLYVQGKEINGAGINASFAVHQDVDGRATDVALGWSVALGSPFTFATTLEQEYKSDIFGERGILLGAVHGVVECLFRRYVEDGMSEELAYKNTVECITGIVSKTISTKGMLAVYNSLSEEGKKRFEAAYSASYYPCMEILYECYEDVASGSEICSVVLAGRRFYEKEGLPAFPMGKIDQTRMWKVGERVRATRAKDDLGPLCPFTSGVFVALMMAQIEVLRKKGHSYSEIINESLIEAVDSLNPFMHARGVSFMVDNCSTTARLGSRKWAPRFDYNLTQQAFVAVDSGAPINQDLISNFLSDPVHEAIEVCAKLRPTVDISVPPDADFVRPELRQSS, encoded by the exons ATGGCCGCCACCACTACAACCACTTCCTTTAAAGCCGCACTCCTTTCTACACCGTCGATATCTTCATCGACCAAATCAACCGTCCTCAAACCACGCTTTACATCATCATCGTCCTCACGGTATTCGCCGATTCCAAAATCACTGATAGCTCATCATGTCTCTACAAAGACCAACGCCATCGTCGCCAAGATGGGGACAGTCCCTTCGCCAGTTTCTGAGACGACATCGCTTGACTTCCATACCTCCGTTTTCCAGAAAGAAAAGATCTCTCTTGCTGGTCACGAAGAG TACATTGTGAGAGGAGGACAGCATTTATTCCCTTTATTGGATGATGCTTTTGAGGGAATCAAACAGATTGGTGTTATTGGTTGGGGTTCTCAG gGGCCAGCTCAAGCACAGAATCTGAGGGATTCTCTTGCAGAGGCAAAATCTGATGTTGTTGTGAAG ATTGGGTTGAGGAAAGGCTCTCGCTCCTTTGCTGAAGCCCGTGCTGCAGGATTTACTGAAGAGAACGGAACTCTGGGGGACATATGGGAAACTGTTGCTGGAAGTGATCTCGTGTTATTGTTGATCTCTGATTCTGCACAG GCGGATAATTATGAAAAGGTCTTCTCCCACATGAAGCCAAATAGCATCCTTGGGCTTTCCCATGGATTTCTTCTTGGCCATTTACAATCGTTGGGGCTTGATTTTCCTAAGAACATCAGTGTAATTGCTGTCTGCCCGAAGGGAATGGGACCTTCTGTGAGGAGGCTTTATGTTCAGGGAAAAGAGATAAATGGCGCTGGAATTAATGCTAGTTTTGCTGTCCATCAG GATGTTGATGGTAGAGCTACAGATGTGGCCTTGGGATGGTCGGTTGCCCTTGGTTCTCCTTTTACATTCGCCACCACATTAGAGCAGGAATACAAAAGTGACATTTTTGGGGAGAGAG GCATCTTGCTAGGTGCTGTTCATGGGGTTGTTGAATGCTTGTTTAGAAGGTATGTGGAGGATGGAATGAGTGAAGAATTGGCTTACAAAAACACTGTTGAGTGCATAACAGGAATTGTGTCAAAGACCATTTCAACAAAG GGTATGCTAGCTGTATACAACTCATTGTCCGAGGAAGGCAAAAAGCGATTTGAGGCCGCTTACAGTGCCTCATATTATCCTTGCATGGAAATCCTATATGAGTGTTACGAAGATGTTGCAAGTGGAAGCGAGATTTGCAGTGTTGTTTTGGCTGGGCGTCGGTTTTAT GAAAAGGAGGGTCTACCTGCCTTCCCTATGGGTAAAATTGATCAGACACGGATGTGGAAAGTTGGTGAGCGTGTCCGAGCAACTAGAGCGAAAGATGATTTAGGTCCACTGTGCCCTTTCACTTCTGGGGTTTTTGTGGCGCTAATGATGGCACAG ATCGAGGTCTTGAGAAAGAAGGGCCACTCGTACTCAGAAATCATCAATGAGAGTTTGATTGAAGCTGTTGATTCCTTGAACCCCTTCATGCATGCTCGAGGAGTTTCTTTCATGGTTGATAACTGTTCCACAACCGCACGATTGGGATCAAGAAAATGGGCTCCACGTTTTGATTACAACCTTACTCAACAAGCATTCGTAGCAGTGGATTCAGGTGCTCCCATCAACCAGGACCTGATAAGCAACTTCTTATCTGATCCTGTTCATGAAGCTATCGAAGTCTGTGCAAAGCTAAGACCTACTGTTGATATATCAGTGCCCCCAGATGCAGATTTTGTTCGTCCTGAATTGCGCCAGTCTAGTTAG